The Bacteroidales bacterium genome window below encodes:
- a CDS encoding AraC family transcriptional regulator translates to MQHIKGPSVMADLFTRMPLDNRELFVIRKLNVLGSKKEFPSPLIRSAIHCFFFIIKGEALILVGDKSYLFKENECAIVPAGQMFSVRYYNDCIGYMGGFHTDFLNVDSENNNLLRTFGFLRRWSDHKVFFDQAHGNYVRYIFERLCVENEGKKSKHVIKAYLTALLVEIDEVYRKSTDLEDIEVDNRLCNDFVEMVFEQADQSLSIAYYAEKLNITPAHLHKIVKRFTGKTPLSWINEAVLLEAKVMLCHTDMSVNDIAGKVGLQDASYFSRLFKKQVGMTPIAFRNEVKYPKKG, encoded by the coding sequence ATGCAACATATTAAAGGTCCTTCTGTAATGGCAGATCTGTTTACCAGAATGCCATTAGATAATCGGGAATTATTTGTGATCCGGAAACTTAATGTTTTGGGTTCCAAAAAAGAATTTCCTTCTCCCTTGATCCGTTCTGCCATTCATTGTTTTTTCTTTATCATCAAGGGAGAGGCACTTATTTTAGTAGGGGATAAATCATATCTGTTCAAAGAGAACGAATGCGCTATTGTTCCTGCTGGTCAAATGTTTTCAGTACGTTATTATAATGACTGCATTGGTTATATGGGCGGTTTTCATACAGATTTTCTTAATGTTGATAGTGAAAATAACAATCTGTTACGTACATTCGGCTTCCTTCGCAGATGGAGCGATCATAAGGTATTTTTTGACCAGGCACACGGGAATTATGTCAGATATATTTTTGAACGACTTTGTGTTGAAAATGAAGGCAAAAAAAGTAAACATGTTATTAAAGCATACCTCACTGCTTTATTGGTAGAAATAGATGAAGTGTACCGGAAATCAACGGATCTAGAAGATATTGAAGTAGACAACAGATTGTGTAATGATTTTGTTGAAATGGTATTTGAACAAGCGGATCAAAGTCTTTCTATTGCTTACTATGCTGAAAAATTGAATATAACTCCTGCTCACCTGCATAAAATTGTAAAGCGATTTACCGGTAAAACTCCTTTATCCTGGATCAATGAGGCGGTTCTGCTTGAGGCTAAAGTGATGTTGTGTCATACTGATATGTCAGTGAATGATATTGCCGGAAAAGTTGGTTTGCAAGATGCTTCATATTTTTCCCGTTTGTTCAAGAAACAGGTAGGGATGACTCCTATTGCTTTTCGTAATGAAGTAAAATATCCGAAAAAAGGCTAA
- a CDS encoding L-fucose/L-arabinose isomerase family protein — protein sequence MKDVCKIGLFGTGLETYWGQFEGLKDSLTLYQNEIKKEIEKRCHVPVADAGMIDRPEKAIEAASFFAKEEVDLVFLYVATYCLSSTILPIAQRLNCPVIVLNLQPVPAIDYEYINSMEDRGKMTGYWLAHCQACSVPEIANVFNRSGLRYDFVTGYLKEEQVWQEIEAWVDAARVQFTMKNNRLGILGHYYCGMLDVYTDITLQSATFGTHMELLEMCELKKYRDEATEKDIRDKINEFYQAFEVDPTCEEAEIRRAAQTSVAMDKLIQLHRLGSLAYYYEGINGNDYENIVTSVIAGNTLLTGKGIPIAGECEVKNAQAMKILSEFGIGGSFSEFYAMDFNDDIVMLGHDGPAHFAIAEGKVKLVPLSVYHGKPGKGLSIQMNVRYGDVTILSVCEGKDGIFLLTAEGESVAGPTLKIGNTNSRYRFPIGAREFINQWSKAGPSHHCAVGVGHISDKIKKLGFLLNIPVISIC from the coding sequence ATGAAAGATGTTTGCAAAATAGGCCTTTTCGGTACGGGATTGGAGACATACTGGGGGCAATTCGAGGGATTAAAGGATTCGCTGACTTTATACCAGAATGAAATAAAAAAAGAGATAGAAAAAAGATGTCATGTTCCGGTAGCCGATGCAGGCATGATCGATCGACCCGAAAAAGCTATAGAAGCCGCATCTTTCTTTGCTAAAGAAGAAGTTGACCTGGTTTTTTTATATGTAGCCACTTACTGTCTTTCCTCAACTATTCTGCCGATCGCCCAAAGATTAAATTGTCCGGTCATCGTACTCAATCTTCAGCCTGTTCCTGCCATTGACTACGAGTACATTAACAGTATGGAAGACCGGGGAAAGATGACAGGTTACTGGCTGGCTCATTGTCAGGCCTGTTCTGTTCCGGAAATAGCCAATGTTTTCAATCGGAGCGGATTGCGCTACGACTTTGTCACAGGGTATTTGAAAGAAGAACAAGTATGGCAGGAAATAGAAGCATGGGTCGATGCTGCACGCGTTCAGTTTACCATGAAAAATAACCGGTTGGGCATTCTAGGCCATTACTATTGCGGCATGTTGGATGTTTACACGGATATCACCTTACAGTCCGCCACCTTTGGTACCCACATGGAGCTTCTGGAAATGTGCGAATTAAAGAAATACAGGGATGAGGCAACAGAAAAAGATATCCGGGATAAGATCAACGAATTCTACCAGGCTTTTGAAGTAGACCCCACCTGTGAAGAAGCGGAAATACGCCGTGCCGCACAAACCTCCGTTGCTATGGATAAATTGATACAACTACATCGATTAGGTTCATTGGCCTATTATTATGAAGGTATAAACGGTAATGATTATGAAAACATAGTTACTTCCGTTATTGCCGGTAATACATTGTTAACAGGAAAAGGGATCCCCATAGCCGGAGAATGTGAAGTAAAAAATGCCCAGGCCATGAAAATTCTCTCGGAATTTGGTATAGGCGGTTCTTTTTCAGAATTCTATGCCATGGATTTTAATGATGATATTGTGATGTTGGGTCATGACGGACCGGCTCATTTCGCCATTGCCGAAGGAAAGGTAAAACTTGTCCCGCTCTCCGTCTATCATGGAAAACCGGGTAAAGGATTATCCATCCAGATGAATGTAAGATACGGCGATGTTACTATATTGTCGGTTTGTGAAGGAAAGGACGGAATATTTCTGTTGACTGCCGAAGGAGAATCTGTAGCAGGGCCTACACTAAAAATCGGGAATACAAACAGCCGGTACCGTTTTCCTATCGGAGCACGTGAATTTATCAACCAATGGAGCAAGGCCGGCCCATCCCATCACTGTGCCGTCGGTGTCGGCCATATATCAGATAAAATCAAAAAATTAGGCTTTTTATTAAATATTCCGGTAATCAGTATCTGTTAA
- a CDS encoding TonB-dependent receptor, producing MKFLALALFMFAQPEFPDDTVTVLSQVDIIAPLKQHGGLMEQPVAATSLTLHNIENKRIIEPKDLSLITPNLYLPDYGSKMTSSIYIRGIGTRIDQPAMGLYVDNLPILNKNNYDFDFFDVRRIDILRGPQGTLYGRNTIGGVINVYTLSPFYYQGTRLSAGYANGNTFDVRLATYQRPNEKFGYSAAVNHHQSDGFFTNRYNDSKADRIQSDGLRLRLQWKLSGAWMADHTFSINKVKQKGFAYSRYDEATGEADPVNHNDPCSYDRLGLINGIGFLYKNQLFHFSSTTSYQYTDDKMVLDQDFQPKSMFTITQSQKENAVTQEFVLKSNNEDKKWQWLSGVYGFYKQISMDAPVNFKRDGIDELILENANKGIQSVFPNAELLIEEDEFLIASHFKMPVYSLSAYHQSTFQWNRIKATAGIRFDYEHSSIRYNNYADIHYRFSLTMPQFKPLSTTMSDHDHMTFFELMPRFSLLYEINTENNIYFTIARGYKAGGYNTQIFSDVLQNKMMDNLMSDLGIYYEEDTYDTSSAISYKPEYTWNYEVGSHFELIRHSLKGNLALFFIDCRNQQLTVFPPGKSTGRLMSNAGRTHSFGVELSLNYFYENLHLTGNYGYTNARFVSYNDGNTDFADNYVPHAPQNTVSLGAQYHFDFDHRWLDRLLLQVDWRGVGKIYWNEDNTLSQPFYSQLGASISWKKSAFTFSIWGKNLTDQDYYTFYFRSVGNSFVQRGKPLQAGISLNVNI from the coding sequence ATGAAGTTTTTAGCCCTGGCTTTATTTATGTTCGCACAGCCCGAATTCCCGGATGATACTGTAACGGTATTATCTCAGGTAGATATCATCGCTCCTTTAAAACAACACGGGGGGCTGATGGAGCAACCGGTTGCTGCGACTTCACTCACTTTACACAACATCGAAAACAAACGAATTATTGAACCCAAAGATTTATCCCTGATCACACCTAATCTCTATTTACCTGATTATGGCTCTAAGATGACCAGTTCGATATATATCAGGGGAATCGGAACACGTATTGATCAACCGGCTATGGGTTTGTATGTGGATAACCTGCCGATCCTGAACAAAAACAATTATGATTTCGATTTTTTTGATGTACGGCGTATCGATATTCTAAGAGGCCCTCAGGGAACTCTATACGGACGGAACACCATCGGGGGTGTGATCAATGTATACACATTATCACCGTTTTATTATCAGGGCACACGCCTTTCGGCCGGATATGCCAATGGAAATACTTTTGATGTTCGTCTGGCTACTTATCAACGTCCAAATGAAAAATTTGGTTATTCTGCTGCAGTTAATCATCACCAGAGTGACGGCTTTTTTACCAATCGTTATAATGATTCTAAAGCTGACCGTATACAGAGTGATGGACTTCGATTACGGTTGCAATGGAAACTTTCAGGAGCATGGATGGCAGATCATACCTTTTCTATCAATAAAGTAAAACAAAAGGGTTTTGCATACTCACGTTATGATGAAGCAACCGGCGAAGCAGACCCGGTCAATCATAATGATCCTTGTAGCTACGACCGTCTTGGGCTGATCAACGGAATAGGATTCCTGTATAAGAATCAATTATTCCATTTTTCCAGTACCACCAGTTATCAATATACGGATGATAAAATGGTACTTGACCAGGACTTCCAGCCCAAATCCATGTTTACCATTACACAATCCCAGAAAGAGAATGCTGTTACACAGGAATTTGTATTAAAATCTAATAATGAAGATAAAAAATGGCAATGGTTATCCGGGGTGTATGGATTCTATAAACAGATATCCATGGATGCGCCGGTCAATTTTAAACGCGATGGAATTGACGAGCTGATCCTCGAAAATGCAAATAAGGGCATTCAGTCTGTCTTTCCCAATGCGGAGTTATTGATTGAAGAGGATGAATTTTTAATTGCAAGTCATTTTAAAATGCCTGTATATAGTTTATCTGCTTATCATCAGTCTACTTTCCAATGGAATCGTATTAAGGCAACTGCAGGTATTCGATTCGATTATGAGCATTCCTCTATACGTTATAATAATTATGCGGATATCCACTATCGGTTTTCACTAACCATGCCACAGTTTAAGCCATTATCAACTACGATGTCAGATCATGACCACATGACTTTTTTCGAGTTAATGCCACGTTTCTCTCTTTTATATGAGATAAATACGGAGAATAATATTTATTTCACCATAGCCCGGGGGTACAAAGCCGGTGGATATAATACACAAATATTTTCCGATGTTTTGCAAAATAAGATGATGGACAATCTGATGTCTGACCTGGGCATTTACTATGAGGAAGATACCTATGACACATCTTCGGCGATTTCCTATAAACCTGAATACACATGGAACTACGAAGTTGGAAGTCATTTCGAGTTGATCAGACATTCTTTGAAAGGCAATCTGGCATTATTTTTTATTGATTGCCGGAACCAACAATTGACTGTTTTTCCTCCGGGAAAAAGTACCGGACGGTTGATGTCTAATGCAGGAAGGACACATAGCTTTGGTGTGGAATTGTCTCTGAATTATTTCTATGAAAACCTACATCTGACAGGTAATTACGGATATACAAACGCACGGTTTGTTTCTTACAATGATGGAAATACCGATTTTGCAGACAATTATGTTCCGCATGCGCCGCAAAATACGGTTTCTTTGGGTGCCCAATACCACTTTGATTTTGATCATAGATGGTTAGACCGCCTGCTTTTACAGGTTGATTGGCGGGGAGTCGGTAAAATCTATTGGAATGAAGATAATACCTTATCACAACCCTTTTATAGCCAGTTAGGGGCTTCCATATCATGGAAAAAGAGTGCCTTTACATTCAGTATTTGGGGAAAAAATCTGACCGATCAGGATTATTATACCTTTTATTTCAGATCGGTAGGAAATTCATTTGTACAAAGGGGTAAACCACTTCAGGCAGGAATATCTTTAAATGTAAATATATAA
- a CDS encoding Ig-like domain-containing protein, protein MNRIVFCMLAITFFFVACDKDDDEAVTAVTGITLNEESIVLNVGENKSLSVNFQPDNATNKNVTWTSDQAEIASVDKNGKITGIAVGDATITATTEDGKKTASCKVTVAQSFQFPQSYIGTLSVTQQDNSTFTQENVTVTMTKTGENLMQMIMLGVKFSNEMPISLDMTVNGITSESSENGISLTGDQLIPMAMGGEFPRYIITGLNASLTVDDITLSMTCGGIYPLTFSGSKK, encoded by the coding sequence ATGAATCGTATTGTATTTTGCATGTTGGCTATTACTTTCTTTTTTGTTGCTTGTGATAAAGATGATGATGAAGCTGTGACAGCCGTGACAGGAATAACACTTAATGAAGAAAGCATTGTGTTGAATGTTGGAGAGAATAAATCTTTATCAGTCAATTTTCAGCCAGATAATGCGACCAATAAAAATGTGACATGGACCAGTGATCAGGCAGAAATAGCATCTGTAGACAAAAACGGTAAAATAACAGGTATCGCTGTGGGTGATGCCACCATTACAGCGACTACGGAAGACGGAAAAAAAACAGCATCCTGTAAAGTGACAGTTGCTCAATCCTTTCAATTCCCTCAGTCCTATATTGGAACACTCTCTGTGACCCAACAGGATAACAGTACATTTACCCAGGAGAATGTTACGGTAACCATGACAAAGACCGGTGAAAATCTGATGCAGATGATCATGCTGGGAGTTAAATTTTCCAATGAAATGCCTATATCTTTGGATATGACAGTAAATGGCATCACATCCGAGTCTTCAGAAAATGGTATTTCATTGACAGGTGATCAACTGATACCCATGGCTATGGGAGGAGAATTTCCTCGATATATCATTACAGGTTTAAATGCCAGTCTGACAGTTGATGATATTACCCTTTCCATGACCTGTGGAGGGATTTATCCATTAACATTTTCAGGATCAAAAAAATAA
- the cls gene encoding cardiolipin synthase, protein MESASVFTTFMSLAYLILIISTVIIVLTEPTRPSKTMAWLLVLLFVPAIGLVLYYVFGYNPRRRHRSTSYENFKKELFSKIPNISDYLAQYNFEDKVLPKYATLVNLLTRNNDSYVLYGSDVEVMITGKRKFEALIEDLGKAKHHIHLEYFYFRRDHIGMKIRDILMKKAAEGVCVRFIYENIANIDINPRFYYKMRKAGVEVLPFSKVSLPWIRRNLNSRDHRKIVVIDGEIGYTGGMNIGDEYATEWRDTHLRILGQGVHGLQMNFLNAWYDSGGELPEMINPYFPACRKYSENLMQVVPEAPDSQWPYLLLASTHIVNNADRYIYIQTPYYMPSDSLLDALKSAALSGVDVRVMVSKKADIFFMDPATHSYYEESLKAGIRIYEYLDTFVHAKTMVVDDYISVIGSANLDFRSLELSFEINTYLYDPKIAAYNYTVFCDDMENCREVILEEWLKRPWWKKIIESIMRLFSPLL, encoded by the coding sequence ATGGAGTCTGCTTCGGTTTTTACCACTTTTATGTCTTTGGCTTATCTTATTTTAATTATAAGTACAGTCATAATTGTTTTGACCGAACCAACCAGACCGTCGAAAACAATGGCTTGGTTGCTTGTGTTATTATTTGTTCCGGCAATTGGTCTTGTTCTTTATTATGTTTTTGGCTATAATCCACGAAGAAGACATAGATCTACCAGTTATGAGAATTTTAAAAAAGAATTGTTTTCGAAAATTCCTAATATTTCGGATTATCTCGCTCAATATAATTTTGAGGATAAAGTCCTTCCAAAATATGCTACGCTGGTTAATTTGCTTACTCGTAATAATGATTCGTATGTGCTCTATGGAAGTGATGTCGAAGTAATGATTACCGGGAAAAGAAAATTTGAAGCATTGATTGAAGATCTAGGAAAAGCAAAACATCATATCCATTTGGAATATTTTTATTTCAGACGCGACCATATCGGAATGAAGATCCGCGATATCCTTATGAAAAAGGCAGCTGAAGGAGTATGCGTCCGTTTTATTTATGAAAATATTGCTAATATCGATATCAACCCCAGATTTTATTATAAAATGCGGAAGGCTGGGGTAGAGGTTCTTCCATTCAGTAAAGTTTCACTTCCCTGGATCAGAAGAAATTTGAATTCCCGGGATCATAGAAAAATTGTAGTGATCGATGGTGAAATAGGATATACCGGAGGAATGAATATAGGAGATGAATATGCAACCGAATGGAGAGATACTCATTTAAGAATACTAGGACAGGGAGTACATGGGTTACAGATGAATTTTCTCAATGCCTGGTATGATTCCGGAGGAGAGCTTCCGGAAATGATTAATCCATATTTTCCTGCATGTCGAAAATATTCGGAAAACCTTATGCAAGTAGTACCTGAAGCGCCGGATTCTCAATGGCCTTACTTATTACTTGCATCTACACATATTGTGAATAATGCCGATCGTTATATTTATATCCAGACTCCTTATTATATGCCTTCAGATTCATTGTTAGACGCTTTAAAATCTGCTGCATTAAGTGGTGTCGATGTCCGGGTGATGGTATCTAAGAAGGCAGATATATTTTTTATGGATCCGGCCACTCATTCATATTATGAGGAGTCTCTCAAGGCAGGGATCCGGATTTACGAATATTTGGATACCTTTGTCCATGCCAAGACAATGGTGGTAGATGACTATATTTCTGTTATTGGGTCGGCAAATCTTGATTTCCGAAGCTTGGAGCTTAGTTTTGAAATAAATACTTATTTGTATGATCCAAAAATTGCTGCCTATAATTATACTGTCTTTTGTGACGATATGGAAAATTGTCGGGAAGTAATTCTTGAAGAATGGCTAAAACGTCCATGGTGGAAAAAAATTATTGAATCAATTATGCGATTATTTTCACCATTACTTTAA
- a CDS encoding glycoside hydrolase family 78 protein, whose amino-acid sequence MNIRSFLLTLCLFVISGNLLAQNVVNLKCEYLADPLGIDVPFPRLSWMLDDPRHNVVQNAYQVIVGTDSLEVQGNRGDMWDSGKTGSDKIPVTYAGNELNPFTKYYWKVRVWGKDDQIVQSMVHSFETGMMQQSNWRGAWISDHHGIDFKPAPYFRKKFDLNKKVKSARAYIAVGGLYELYINGGKIGNHRLDPTYTRFDRRTLYVTYDVTRQLQQGENAIGVLLGNGWYNHQSIAVWDFDRAPWRNRPAFCLDLRITYEDGTVETIMSERDWKSSSGAVIFNSIYTAEHYDARKEQHGWNKPGFDDSKWGGVRYRAAPSQNIVAQQLHPIRNVEEISPKSITKINDTTYLFDLGRNISGVSKFRISGDEGTVIKLKHTERLYPNGRADMSNIDVYYRGDRNADPFQTDILILSGKGEDEFMPKFNYKGFQYVEVTCSKPMELKTENLTGYFMHSDVPAVGHVEASNTLINRLWWATNNSYLSNLFGYPTDCPQREKNGWTGDGHLAVETGLYNFDGITVYEKWLADHRDEQQPNGVLPDIIPTGGWGYGTDNGVDWTSTIAIIPWNIYVFYGDSKLLADCYENIKRYINYIDTRSPDGLTSWGRGDWVPVKSHSTKELMSSIYYYVDTKILADAAKLFGKQDDHKHYSVLAEKIKNAINRKFLDKETGIYAKGTQTEQSMPLMWGVVPDDMRQVVADNLAKKVETNGFHLDVGVHGAKALLYALSENGHAETAYKVAVQDKYPSWGWWIVNGTTTLLENWDLKAERDISDNHMMFGAIGGWFFRGLGGIYPDESKPGFKHIILCPNFVSGLQRFSSDYQSPYGLIESKWERKKRNIVYKVTIPANSSAELFLPSGVQLKKTSLPVDDNKMVFSGNKQSYHLLSGSYEFELKQ is encoded by the coding sequence ATGAATATAAGATCTTTTTTACTCACGTTGTGTCTATTTGTTATTTCAGGCAATTTATTGGCCCAAAATGTCGTCAACCTTAAATGTGAATACCTGGCCGATCCTTTGGGTATTGATGTGCCGTTTCCACGATTATCCTGGATGTTGGATGATCCACGGCACAATGTGGTGCAAAATGCCTATCAGGTTATTGTAGGTACAGATTCCCTTGAAGTTCAGGGAAACAGAGGAGATATGTGGGATTCCGGAAAAACCGGTTCAGATAAAATACCGGTTACTTATGCCGGGAATGAACTAAACCCTTTTACAAAGTATTACTGGAAAGTACGGGTGTGGGGTAAGGATGATCAAATAGTACAATCGATGGTCCATTCATTTGAAACCGGTATGATGCAACAAAGCAACTGGCGGGGAGCATGGATCAGCGATCACCATGGGATTGATTTTAAACCGGCTCCTTATTTCAGAAAGAAGTTCGATCTGAATAAAAAGGTCAAATCCGCCAGGGCATATATTGCAGTAGGAGGATTGTATGAATTATACATCAACGGGGGAAAAATAGGGAATCACCGCCTTGACCCGACCTATACGCGCTTTGACAGGCGGACCTTGTATGTGACTTATGATGTGACCAGACAACTACAGCAGGGTGAAAATGCCATAGGTGTGCTGTTAGGTAACGGATGGTACAATCATCAATCTATAGCCGTATGGGATTTTGACCGTGCTCCATGGAGAAACCGGCCGGCTTTTTGCCTGGATCTGCGTATCACCTATGAAGACGGAACCGTGGAAACCATTATGTCGGAAAGGGACTGGAAATCTTCTTCGGGAGCAGTTATTTTCAACAGCATCTATACTGCCGAGCATTATGACGCCCGTAAAGAACAACATGGCTGGAATAAGCCCGGATTTGACGACTCCAAATGGGGAGGCGTCAGGTACAGGGCCGCACCGTCTCAGAATATTGTTGCCCAACAGTTACATCCCATACGTAATGTAGAAGAAATCAGCCCAAAAAGCATTACTAAAATTAACGATACCACTTATTTATTTGATTTGGGAAGAAATATATCAGGTGTAAGCAAGTTCAGGATATCGGGGGATGAAGGAACAGTAATCAAACTCAAACATACAGAAAGATTATATCCTAACGGAAGAGCAGATATGTCGAACATAGATGTCTATTACAGGGGAGACCGCAATGCTGATCCGTTCCAGACGGATATTCTCATCCTTAGCGGCAAGGGTGAAGATGAATTTATGCCTAAATTCAATTATAAAGGATTCCAATATGTTGAAGTCACCTGTAGTAAACCGATGGAGTTGAAAACAGAGAACCTGACCGGTTATTTTATGCACAGTGACGTTCCTGCAGTTGGACATGTCGAAGCATCCAACACTTTAATCAACCGGTTGTGGTGGGCTACCAATAATTCTTATTTGTCCAATTTATTTGGTTATCCGACGGATTGCCCGCAACGTGAAAAAAACGGATGGACGGGTGATGGTCATCTTGCCGTAGAAACAGGATTGTACAATTTTGATGGGATCACTGTATATGAAAAATGGCTGGCCGATCATCGTGACGAACAACAACCCAATGGTGTCCTTCCGGATATCATTCCGACAGGCGGTTGGGGATACGGAACTGATAACGGTGTAGACTGGACAAGTACCATTGCCATCATTCCCTGGAATATATATGTCTTTTATGGGGATAGCAAACTGCTGGCTGACTGTTATGAAAACATTAAGCGCTATATCAATTATATTGATACGCGCAGCCCGGATGGATTGACATCCTGGGGAAGAGGTGACTGGGTCCCGGTAAAGTCCCACTCAACAAAAGAACTGATGTCTTCCATCTACTATTATGTCGACACAAAAATCCTTGCCGATGCAGCAAAATTATTCGGGAAACAGGATGATCATAAGCATTATTCAGTATTAGCAGAAAAAATAAAAAATGCCATCAATCGTAAATTCCTGGATAAAGAAACAGGCATCTATGCCAAAGGAACCCAAACGGAACAAAGCATGCCGCTCATGTGGGGAGTTGTACCCGATGATATGAGACAGGTAGTAGCTGATAATCTGGCAAAAAAAGTGGAAACCAATGGATTCCATCTGGATGTTGGCGTACATGGAGCAAAAGCACTTCTTTATGCCCTAAGTGAAAACGGACATGCAGAAACCGCTTATAAAGTGGCTGTACAGGATAAGTATCCCTCGTGGGGTTGGTGGATTGTAAACGGTACAACAACACTTTTAGAGAACTGGGATCTCAAAGCGGAGAGAGATATTTCCGATAACCATATGATGTTTGGAGCTATTGGGGGATGGTTCTTCAGGGGTCTGGGAGGAATCTATCCTGATGAGTCCAAACCAGGGTTTAAACACATTATTTTATGTCCGAATTTTGTTTCCGGACTTCAGCGTTTTTCTTCCGATTATCAGTCTCCATACGGATTGATTGAATCAAAATGGGAAAGGAAAAAAAGAAATATTGTCTATAAAGTAACTATTCCGGCCAATTCATCAGCTGAACTTTTTCTTCCCTCAGGAGTCCAGTTGAAGAAAACGAGTCTGCCGGTAGATGATAACAAAATGGTATTTTCCGGTAATAAGCAAAGCTATCATTTGTTATCGGGAAGTTATGAATTCGAACTGAAACAATAA